A genomic segment from Calditrichota bacterium encodes:
- a CDS encoding Crp/Fnr family transcriptional regulator yields MEPELLRTFPLFSDLTAAELELVAKSMVLRKFRKNNLIIFEDDVGNSLFVIKSGRVKISRTAPDGSEAILAILGQGDFFGELAVIDGLGRSASVTSIDDVDLLMLRRSDFMELLERIPKVAISLLKELAGRIRKSDSHIRSLSLLDAKGRVASTLIRLAEDIGSMRDGHVTIEELPLQRDLASIAGTSRETISRVISRFEDEGHLRMTSDSLVFRDFESFKKLYS; encoded by the coding sequence ATGGAACCTGAACTGCTGCGCACGTTCCCGCTCTTCTCGGACCTGACTGCCGCTGAACTGGAACTTGTCGCCAAATCAATGGTTCTTCGCAAGTTTCGTAAGAACAATCTTATCATCTTCGAAGACGACGTTGGAAACAGCCTTTTCGTGATCAAGTCCGGTCGCGTGAAAATCTCCCGGACAGCCCCGGACGGCTCTGAAGCTATCCTCGCAATACTTGGCCAGGGCGACTTTTTTGGAGAATTGGCAGTCATCGACGGCTTGGGACGATCGGCATCGGTTACTTCGATCGACGATGTCGATCTCTTAATGCTGCGTAGATCTGACTTTATGGAACTTCTCGAGCGCATCCCCAAGGTTGCTATCTCGCTCCTTAAAGAACTGGCGGGCCGCATCCGTAAGTCGGACAGTCATATCCGCAGCCTCTCACTGCTTGATGCAAAGGGGCGTGTTGCATCGACTTTAATCCGTTTGGCTGAAGATATCGGTAGTATGCGTGATGGCCATGTAACCATAGAGGAACTGCCCTTGCAACGGGATCTTGCTTCGATAGCAGGGACGTCGCGCGAGACCATTTCCAGGGTTATCAGTCGCTTCGAAGATGAAGGACATCTGAGGATGACCTCTGATTCGCTCGTCTTTCGCGATTTTGAGAGTTTCAAGAAATTGTATTCATAG
- a CDS encoding mannose-1-phosphate guanylyltransferase has translation MTTSFAVIMAGGSGTRFWPLSREKFPKQVLKVVGAQSLIQETVARLDGLVAPERIVVVTNRTQRRLISSQLPGLNAHNFVLEPSARNTAACIGLAAIHIRRIDPDAVMVVLPSDHLVRDNRMFHQAVETAIDVARNFDGLVTFGIPPSRPETGYGYIQIERSGDGLPEMVHRVRAFAEKPNVETARRFVSSGDFYWNSGIFVWHVARILSEMEEHLPEQYHQLEAIDRAWGSPSYPRTLLSRWARIKPISIDYGVMEVASAPIFMVEGDFGWSDVGSWDELYRINDANHQGNVEMGESVLLDAESNLIYSPDRLTAVIGLKDILVVNTPQATLICPLSRAQDVKQLVERLKREGREKYL, from the coding sequence GCCGCTTTCCCGAGAGAAGTTCCCCAAGCAGGTACTCAAGGTCGTCGGCGCACAGTCTCTGATTCAGGAGACTGTTGCCCGTCTGGATGGCTTGGTTGCCCCGGAGCGGATTGTTGTGGTTACGAATCGCACTCAACGGCGTCTGATATCTTCTCAACTGCCCGGCCTCAACGCTCACAACTTCGTTCTTGAGCCATCCGCCCGCAATACTGCTGCGTGTATCGGGCTGGCCGCCATACACATCCGTCGAATCGACCCGGATGCCGTGATGGTTGTCCTGCCATCCGATCACCTGGTCCGCGACAATCGTATGTTTCATCAAGCAGTAGAGACGGCCATCGATGTGGCTCGAAACTTTGACGGACTGGTAACCTTTGGCATACCTCCTTCACGGCCGGAAACCGGATACGGTTACATCCAGATAGAGAGAAGTGGCGACGGATTGCCCGAAATGGTGCACCGCGTTCGCGCTTTTGCCGAGAAACCCAACGTCGAGACCGCCCGTAGGTTCGTATCCTCAGGGGACTTCTATTGGAATAGTGGCATCTTCGTCTGGCATGTGGCACGAATTTTGAGCGAAATGGAGGAACACCTTCCCGAGCAGTATCACCAACTCGAAGCCATCGACCGGGCGTGGGGCAGTCCTTCATATCCCCGGACATTACTTAGTCGATGGGCGCGGATCAAGCCTATCTCGATCGACTACGGGGTAATGGAGGTGGCTAGTGCGCCCATTTTCATGGTCGAAGGCGATTTTGGCTGGTCTGACGTGGGAAGTTGGGATGAACTCTATCGCATCAACGATGCCAATCACCAGGGTAATGTGGAAATGGGGGAGAGCGTCCTTCTGGATGCGGAATCGAACCTGATCTATTCACCGGATCGCTTGACAGCAGTCATCGGGCTTAAGGACATTCTCGTCGTCAACACTCCACAAGCCACGTTAATCTGCCCGCTGAGTCGGGCTCAGGATGTCAAACAGTTAGTTGAGCGCTTGAAACGCGAAGGACGGGAGAAGTACCTTTGA